A stretch of DNA from Vanrija pseudolonga chromosome 6, complete sequence:
TGTCAACGGCTACCTTACCAAGACCAACCACGTCATGGAGACGTGCAAGGTGCTGGGTATCGAAGCGGCCCGTCAGACCATCTACAACGAGATTCAGACGACCATGCAGTCGCACGGCATGAGCATCGACCCGCGACACGTCATGCTTCTCGGCGACGTCATGACGTACAAGGGCGAAGTGCTCGGTATCACTCGATTCGGTGTCCAAAAGATGAAGGACTCGGTCCTCATGTTGGCATCGTTTGAGAAGACGACCGACCACCTGTTTGACGCCTCTCTCTTctccaaggtcgacgagatTGAAGGTGTCTCCGAGTGCATCATCAtgggcacgccggcgcccaaCTGCGGTACTTCGATCGCATCGATTGTCACGTCCGCGCCGTTCCTGCCAAAGCGCAAGCCTCTTGTCTTTGAGGACTCGTACAACCGGGGTCGCGATCGCCTtgcgggcggcagcggcatggaCATCGACGCATAGGCGACACAAGCCTCCCCCTCCATagacaacaacaccacccatcattcccccacccccaacTAGCATTCTGCCTCACCACCACAGGCAACGTTCCGGTCTAAAAGTGTCCTTAATATGGATATCCCGCATGCATCATGATACGGTTTCTAGTAGTGTATTACAGGGCGCCTCCCTGCTGTTGTTAAGATGGCTGTTTAAAAGTCGGCACCGAGgcgcttgacgacggcggccttgacggaAGCGTAGACCTCGGGGATGGGGGGAGTACCGTTGATGACCTCGACGTGGTTCTTCTCAATGTAGTAGTCGATGACGGGGAGGGAAGTCTCCTTGAAGGTgcctgtggtgtgagcgtcgaggccggcagcAGCTAGACTCACGGAAGCGCTTCCTGAGCGActcctcgttgtcgtcggcacGGCCAGAGGTGAGGGCACGGTGCATGACACGAGTGACCATGACGTCCTCCGAGGTGGCAAAGTAGAGGACAAAGGCCGAGGggacgacctgctcgtcgaACGCAAGGGCCTGGTCCATCTGGCGGGGGAAGCCGTCAATGAGGAAGCGGCCCTTGCCGTTCTgccagccggcggcgaggtgcgagCCCTCGGGGAACGATGGGGGCGCGGCGATGGCCTCGTTGatggcctgctcgacgagctggacgggTCAGTCTTCACTCTCGGCTAAGCACGGCACGGAAACGTGGCGCCATGTgcgcgtgagcgcgagctcgcgcgcgccggttCGGCAAACAACAGCAcggggcgcgaggagggTATCGTGTCTCGTGTCGCGTTCTTCGCGTacccggcgccggcgcctcccGACTGCGACCGACTCGGTACCGccgccaactcaccttgAGCGTAACCTCCATGGGGACGATGAGACCCTCCTTGATGTTGTTGCGGATGAGCTCGCCGTACTTTGAGCCCTCGCGAGCCTGCTCAGCGCGGAGGAGGTCACCGGCTGCAGAGAGAGGCCATGGCGTCAGCTGATAGGAACCAACGGCTCAAgtgggccggcgcgcacgcacacgcCGGCACCACACATACCCGAGAGGTGCTTGAAGCCGTagtcctcgacgaggagggcagaCTGAGTGCCCTTGCCTGTAGCCGGTCAGTATGCGGTCCGGCGGGAAAGATGGCGCGAGAGGTGGGAAGAGGGTATGCTGGATGGTTCCACGTCGGCGAGAATAagccggcgcggcgagaAGAGCTCAATGGGCGCGTTGGAAGACGGCTCAGTgggctcctcgacgtcgtggacACGCCAAGCGAGCCGCGCTGGAGctcgcgagctcgcgcgcgagctaGTTGAAAACAATCCACGTACCGACACCagggccgccgaggacgaagacgacggtGATGAGCTTGGGGTCAAAAGCAGCgggcattgtggtggtgtctAGGGTGATCTAGGTTGAGAGTGGGTGAAGCAAGAAGAAGAGTACGAGGTGTTCGCAAGTCTGAAAGGGGCGGGTAGCCAGCGAGATATTTAAACGGGTGGTAAGTTGGTGGAGTTGGCTTGACGCGTTGGCGGAAttggcgccagccagccagggcGATCGGGATCGAAACCCACCCAGCCACGAACGAGCCCAGGtggcactgctgctgcggcatgctcgaggcggacATTGCTCAAACGCTACGCTACGCTATGCTGCAacgtctcctcctcgtgccTAGAGCCCATACCTCTCCATGCACAAACCACCCACTGCTTATCCCCGCATAAAGCCAATGCCTCTGGGTCCGATGCTATGATACAAAGAGTCTAGAAGAGGTGCCCAA
This window harbors:
- the uck1 gene encoding UMP-CMP kinase, whose translation is MPAAFDPKLITVVFVLGGPGVGKGTQSALLVEDYGFKHLSAGDLLRAEQAREGSKYGELIRNNIKEGLIVPMEVTLKLVEQAINEAIAAPPSFPEGSHLAAGWQNGKGRFLIDGFPRQMDQALAFDEQVVPSAFVLYFATSEDVMVTRVMHRALTSGRADDNEESLRKRFRTFKETSLPVIDYYIEKNHVEVINGTPPIPEVYASVKAAVVKRLGADF